The nucleotide window TCAATCCGTCAACAACAACATCCTTTAATTAGTCGATTAGCTGACTTAATTTTATCCTATTGGGAAAAATACTTAGAATTAGACCCCTATCAACTTCCAGACGGACTAGGATATGTAGAGGGACGACTTGAAGGCGAAAAACTGGTGATCGAAAACCATTGTTATCATACGCCTCAGTTCCGAAAAATGCACTTAGAACTGGCTAAATTGGGTAATAATCTTGATATTTTGCACTGTGTTATGTTTCCTAACCCTCATTATCCTTTACCCATGTTTGGCTGTGATATTGTCGCTAGTAAAGCCGGAGTGAGTGCGGCGATCGCAGATTTATCACCGACTAACCCCCAAGGAACTCTACCGACAACTTATCAAAAGGTTCTGTCTTCTTTACCGAAACGGGATTTTTCTCAAAGGAGAGATCTTCCTCCTTGGGGAGATATTTTTTCAGAGTTTTGTTTATTTATTCGCCCAACTAATTCTACAGAAGAAACTTTCTTTTTAGAGCGAGTTGAACAATTTTTAGAGCTTCATTGTCGTCAGTCTCTTATTGCTCAACCTCTATCAAGTAACGAGCAAGCTTTATATTTAGCCGGACAATATAACTACTGTAGCCAACAGCAAAAGAATGATAAAACTCGCCGAGTCTTAGAAAAAGCTTTTGGGGCTGAGTGGGCAGACAAATATATTAATTTAGTCTTGTTTGATTTGCCGGATTAGTCATTGGTCATTAGTTATTAGTCATTAGTCATTAGTGAGGCTTTTTTGACTCAAAACAATTTATTTTTCTAATTTTTATTAGTCCATTGATAATTTTTAATTGCGTCGGTTTACGGATTAATTATCAATCATTTATTGGGTTTTCAAAAGCATTACTAAATTGGAACACAAAACCAATTAATAATATCTTTATACTAATGACTAATGACTAATGACTAATACAAATTATTTCCGAACAAATTTAGGAAGATCTATTATTTTAGAAGAAGATTTTTGACCAGAAGAAATAGGAGAAATCACAGGAGAAGGCCAATCCGATGAAACCCGTTTAGAGATAGGTTCAGGTTGGGGGGATTCTTCAGGCTCAAAAGATGCAAAAAACTCATCTAAAAAGGCATCAACTTCATCCTCATCTGTATTTGGATTTGAATTTAATAAATTTGGATCGGGTGTAGAGTCAAAATCTTTTTCTTGAAAACTAACGGTTATCGGTTGAAAAAAGACATCTTCTAGAGAATTTAAAGTTGAGTTAGAATCGGATAAAGAGAGGGGAGAAATTGTTTGAGAGTTACTCGACCAAGGTTGAATAGATTTTTCTTTTGAGGTAATGGAAGAGACTGTTAAAGAATTATCAATTTCAGTTAGGGGAAAATTTAAACATTGATCTAAGGCTGCTTTATATTGTAAAGTATAGCGTTGCTGACGAAATAAACGGGAACGGAATTCCTGAATTTGTTCCTCTAAAAAAATGAGTTTTTGGGTTTTTGTATTATTATCTTCTTTTAAAAAAGCACATTCCCGTTCAAGGTTAGCTGTTTGGTGTTGTGTGTTTTCCAGTTGTTGAGTGAGAGTTTCTATAAAAACTTGTTGATTTTGAGCCAATTGTTGAGCTTGTTCTAATTCTTGAATTAACTGAGTCCTTTTTCCTTGAGTTTGGGTTAATTGTTGAGTTTGTTGGGTTAATAGAGCTTCTGCATTCTGAGCGCGTAACTTTTGATGCTGTAACTGATGCTGAGATTCAGCTAAAGCTTGCTCTAACTCTACCACTGTTTTAAGCAATTCTCGATTTTGTTGACCCAGTTTATGGGCTAGAGTAAACCAATCAATATTTTCCGTCAATTGCTCGGATTGAGGATTATAGCTATAGACATCATTTTCCGTTGGGGTTTCGCTTGAAGTCTCGGAAAATGAGAGGTCTATCGGCTCGACAAGTTCTGCTGAAATGGGTTGTTGGGGTGTCGGTTCTAACTCTACACAGTCAGACCACTCTTGGGGAGAATAAATAACTTTTGGCAATAGATGGGGTGGGTTGGGTGAAGTCGGAAATTTGTTGCTTTCACTCATGATAATGGGTTTATTCCAGTAGATGCTATCTTATACAGATTGAATCTGATTCACGAGTGTTTCCTGAGTGCTGTGAGATTTTGCTCCTTTTCCAGCCCATTAATTATATAAACTTAGCTTATGACTCTTATAAAAATCTTTTTTGTTAAAACTCTTTACACAGCTTAAACTTTTGTTTAATATCTTATTTAAATCGAATCATACATTCCGTACCTCGATAATTTAATAGAAATCATAGCCATATGACTACTACTTTACAGCAACGCGAAAGCGTTTCCCTGTGGGAACAGTTTTGTCAGTGGATCACCAGCACCAACAACCGTTTATACATCGGTTGGTTCGGTGTCATCATGATCCCCACCCTCTTAACTGCTACTACCTGTTTCATCATTGCTTTCATCGCTGCTCCTCCTGTAGACATCGATGGAATCCGTGAACCCGTAGCTGGTTCTTTACTCTACGGAAACAACATCATCTCTGGTGCAGTTGTTCCTTCTTCCAACGCCATTGGATTACACTTCTACCCCATTTGGGAAGCCGCTTCCTTAGATGAGTGGCTTTACAACGGTGGCCCTTACCAGTTAGTAGTATTCCACTTCTTAATCGGAGTATTCTGCTACATGGGTCGTCAGTGGGAATTAAGCTACCGCTTAGGAATGCGTCCTTGGATTTGTGTAGCTTACTCTGCTCCTGTATCCGCAGCTACCGCAGTATTCTTAATCTACCCCATCGGACAAGGTTCTTTCTCTGATGGAATGCCTTTAGGAATCAGTGGAACATTCAACTTCATGTTCGTTTTCCAAGCAGAACACAACATCTTAATGCACCCCTTCCATATGTTGGGAGTAGCTGGTGTATTCGGAGGTTCTTTATTCTCTGCAATGCACGGAAGCTTAGTAACCAGTTCTTTAGTTCGTGAAACTACCGAAGTAGAATCTCAGAACTATGGTTACAAGTTCGGACAAGAAGAAGAAACCTACAACATCGTAGCAGCACACGGATACTTCGGACGTTTAATTTTCCAATATGCGTCCTTCAACAACAGCCGTTCATTACACTTCTTCTTAGGAGCATGGCCTGTAATCGGTATCTGGTTCACCGCAATGGGAATCTCTACCATGGCCTTCAACCTCAACGGTTTCAACTTCAACCAGTCTATCCTTGATTCTCAAGGTCGTGTCATCAGCACCTGGGCTGACGTATTAAACCGCGCTAACTTAGGATTTGAAGTAATGCACGAGCGCAACGCTCACAACTTCCCCTTAGACTTAGCGTCTGCTGAACCTGTTGTTGCTCCTTCCATCAATGGCTAGGATTTCTAACAACTAAATAACTACCAAAAAACGTCCTCTGAAATATGGGGGCGTTTTTTGGTTTTTGGGGAGTTTATAATTAATGTAATTGACCCAAATTTTTAGTAAATGTCCATAACGCTCATGACGACAGAAATATTACCAAAGCTAAAAGCGTTATATGAAGAAGACTTTCCTTTGTGGATAGATGAAATCCTTAAGCAATTGAAATCCCGTAATTTTGAGGAGGTGGACTGGGAAAATTTAATTGAGGAGGTAGAATCTTTGGGAAGAGAGCAAAAAAACAAAGTAGAAGGATATCTCTATCAACTTTTTAGACATTTGTTGTTATATCAATATTGGGAAAGTGAAAAAGAATGGTGTACATCTGGTTGGGAAGATGAGATCGATATTTTTAGAAAACAACTCAATATTCTTGTAAGAAGTAAAACGCTTTACAATTATATGCTGTCTATTTATGAGGCAACTTATCAGGATGCGCGGCGTTCAGTAATTCGTAAAACTGATCAAAAAATTTTTCCTGAATTATGTCCTTATACCGTTGAGAAAGTTCTTAATTCTGAATGGCTGCCTTAAATGTTACTAAAAAAAATCTCCCTGATTAAGGGGGAGTTAGGGGGATAAGATGGTTAGTGCTACGATTTCTAAACTCACTCTAGAAGAATTTTTAAAGCTTCCTGAAACAAAGCCAGCGAGTGAATATATTAATGGGATTATCTCTCAGAAACCGATGCCCCAAGGAAAACATTCTCGACTACAATTAAAGTTTTGTGAGGCGGTTAATGATGTGGCCGAAGAGAAACAATTGGCAATGGCTTTTCCTGAATTACGCTGTACTTTTGGAGGACGTTCTATAGTACCTGATGGGGTAGTTTTTAGTTGGGAGCGCATTCCGTTTGATGAAAATGGAGAGGTTGAGAATGCTTTTACTATTCATCCTGACTGGGTTGTAGAAATTCTTTCCCCAGAACAAAAAACAACAAAAGTTATTCGCAATATTTTACATTGTTTAAAATATGGGTGTCAGTTAGGATGGCTCATTGATCCAGAAGAACGAATAATTTTAGTTTTTCAACCTCAACAGATGCCTATTGAATTATCAGGTAGTGATGTTTTACCTGTCTTGTCAGGGTTAGAATTAAGGCTTACTGGTGATGATGTTTTTAGTTGGTTGAAGGGAAAAAGAGAAAGTTGAGCGGGACTATTTTATTTTCCCTGGTACTGACACCCAACAAGGGTGCAGCTAAACGAGCAGAGCAATCATACGCGGGCTAAAAAAACAAATTTCCCCTATAATACAATTAATATAAAAAAGTAAAATAATTACAATGCCACTTTTAAAACTAACAGTTGAACAAGTCATTGACTTAGTTAAGCAACTTCCACCCCGCGATAAAAAAGCGGTATTAGATGCACTTCAAAATGAAAATACTGAAACTGAACACCCTTGGATGAAGTTTGCTGAAAAATATAAGGATGATCCTCAATTTGATAAAATGATGGCATATATTGAAGCTGATCGCCGTGAACTTGATGCAGAAATAGAACAGTATTATCAAACACTTGAGGAAAATCCCTATCTTATTTCATCTCTACACATAAGATAGTAACGAGAAACTCATCTGCGTTTATCTGCGTTCATCTGCGGACAATATATAAGGAAAAGCCTATGAAATCCTAAAAAAGATACCCAAAATTAAGTTTTGACAAAGGTCTGTGATGGCGATATATTACAGGTTACAAGTCTTGACGCGAGAGAACAGACCCATACCACACCACAGCCACACATCCTCCGCACCCGCGCCAACATCACCCGACCAGAAAACCCCCGCCCCAAACCCAGGTAGGTGATCTCTTGGAGCATCTTCTAATGAAAAGGTAAGGTCATAGTGGCACAACCAATCCCCTTCCTTGCGCCAACCGACGCGATCACAAAATTTTTCCCATATCTCCCTATTATATTCTCTTGTTCCCCCCAGTGAGTGATAAATTTCGGCTTGAACTGAAAAGCCGAATTTACCTTTACTGTAGTGTAGCCAGAGTTGGTTAATGGTTCGTAAATCCTCACAGGGAAAATTATTTATATCTTCTACTCTTAGCCATCCTTCTGATGTTCGGTTAGCCGCTTGACACATCACTCTAGACGTTTCTTGATCTGCTTCTTTCCATTTTCCTTGTTTAAGAAAGTCGCGCAGTTGTGTATAATCAACCCCTTTTTCGCTTTTGAATTCAATCTCACCAGTTGAAGAGAGTACAGATTTATCTGTAATATTTTTACTTTTGATTATTAGCTTAATTTCATATCCTTTTCCATTAATCCAATCTTCTCGAATAACCAATATAGTATAATTGTTAAAATTCCAACTGTTTGGAGTTCCCAACTCTAAAGCCTTTAAAATCTCTTGAGTAAAATTCATTCCTATAGCTTTTTTCAAAAGAATATTTCCATAGTTAACCATTGTTTGATGTGCCGATTGTGCTTGATTGGGTTGATTAACATTAAGAACAATTTTAAGCTCTGTTATATTCGTTAAGCTTCCACTAACATAATAAGCAATATTGTTCTTTAAACCTGACGATTTTTCCCCTAACTCTTGATAGGGACTAGAACAACTATAATTTCCATCACCCAATAAATCTTTGTAATCTCTAGTTTTCAATCCTACCTCATTCAAATAGGAGCAAACTGCTAAAGGTGAATCTTGCAGAAAAAATGGTTGAGGTTTTTCTGTTTTGGGTTGAGTAAGCATTTTGTCAGCAATGGGTTGAAGTCCTCTAGCTGCATCGCTTAATGAGGGAGTTGGGGGTATTGGAACTTGTTGGGGTTGAGTAAGTATCTTACGGGCAATACGCTCGATTCCTTCAATCGCTTCGTAATCGCGCCAAGAAACTTCCAAGACTCGAATCCATAACTGTCTAGCTAATTGATAATCTTCTTTAACTTCAGCTTTTAAAGCTTCTTTACGTAAAGGTTCAGCATCTCTCAGGGTAGCATTTTGCGGCAGAAGAATATAGTGCATTTTGCTTGGAGGTTCAGCCATTAGGTAAGGAAACTGAGGAGGTTTTTTATATTGTTGATTAATCTGAGGAACTCGATAGGTTAAATGCTGATACAATCTTTCTACTGTGGCACAGTTGCCTTCTCCTCTAATTCTGAGTCCTTCTAACAGGGCGGTTGTAAATGAACCTTGAAAAATTTCATTACTTAATGGAATTTCATAGGATTTTTCTGAAGGACTACAGGAAGAAATAGTAATCACTCCTTGGTGTTTTTCTCCTCCAATACCTAAGCCATTTCTACTCTCATCATTTCGACAGGCATCAAGCAAAAGAATAATATTATCTGCCCCACTCCTCCGCAATGTTTCCGTTATGTAGTTAAGAGAAAGCGCTGTATCTTCTATTGCTAGGGGATGGGCATCACAAGGCATGAGATAATCTCGTCCTTGATGGCGTACACCATGCCCACTAAAGAAAAACCAAAAGTTATCCCCGGCTTGCAGTTGGGGACTATCAAAAAAATCCAACAAAAACGCCTTTAGATTAGTATAAGTCGGTTGAGTGGCTTGTCTTGAACCATTGGGGGCGATTAAGTCAGGTGAGTTATCAGAATAGTAAAAAATTTGCTCAAAATTAGATTCAAGGCAAAAATCCCGTATTAATTCGGCATCTCGTATTGCTCCCCGTAACGATTGTAGCCTGTGATAGTGGTTAAGCCCTATTACCCATGCCCAGTTAGTCATCGATTTTACTCGCGTTTAAACTTAAAGGTAATTCCCCCTTTTGTGGCGGTTTTTGCCCCTGTACCTAATAGTTTAACTTCTCCTTCTGCTGTAATTTCTACAGTTAGTTCTATTTCATCTAATTTTAGTCCTGTTTGCTGATTTACCTGTTCTTGGGCATGATTAAAAACTTTCCCAACCACCGAAAGAAATTTAGAAAGTTCTGTTTCTAGTTTGCTAGCTTGTACCGGGGCTGCGTTTCCTGGGGTTTGGGGTGTTTTAGCATAGGGATTTTGATAAGGTGTGGCAGACTTAGCACCATCAACTGATGTCTCATCCGCCGTAATGATCCAAATGGTTTCATCAGAATTATCTGGCATACTGTAAATTTAGGTTTCCCTATAATCTTAAAATTACTGGCTCTATTTTCTTTTATAACTTATTAAGGCAAGTTTAGGCTTGAATTGTTTCATTTTTTGGAGTAAGGCTTTCTTATACCAATTCTTAAAAATCAAACTACAGTTTTTGATGCGTCATCGACGCATCCTACAATTGGAGCGAGAAGATTGTGATGTTAAAATTTACAGAATTGGTATTAAAAGCCCCTTTGATAAGGGGGGTTGAGGGATATATTAACTGTTTACTGTTCACTGTTAACTAAAAAGGTGGGCGATGCCCACCCTACAATATAATTCTGTCAATTCTCTGTAGTGCTAAAATAATGACCATAGTCGTGACTAGGGTTATTTATGCAAATTTCTAAAAGCAAGCTTAAAGCTAAACTTCTTGAGTACCTACGCCTCGCTGAATCTCAAGAGGAAGAAATTATTATCACTGATCATGGTAAACCTGTGCTAAAAATATCAAAATACACGGTTTCACCAACAACAGAGGAATTATTCTCTCCTATGCGTGGTAAAGTTCAATATTTTGAGGATTTAACTACACCCACCACCGATGAATGGGGTGAAATATGAGTGTTGTTTTAGATACTTGTGCTTTAATTTGGTGGAGTCTTAATCCTGAAAAACTCTCATTATCTGCTAAGGAAACCTGTAATATCCTCGAAAAAGAAAAAAATGCTCTTGTTGCTTCGATTTCCATTTGGGAGATCGCTATTAAAGTAAAGAACAAGAAATTAGATTTAGGGGTGTCCTTAGAAACCTATGTAGAAGCCTTAAAAAAGTCCGATGTTATCTCAATTATTCCTATTGATGAAACTCTTTGGTTAAAAAGTGTGGCTTTAGAATGGACTCATCGAGATCCTGCCGATCGCGTGATAGTTTCCTTGGCTAGACAATACCACGCTTCTATTATTACCGCCGATCGCGTGATAGCAGAATTTTATCCTAGGGTAATTTGGTAGAGGCATTCTTGCATCAGCTAAGACGCATTTAATTTTTATTTCATTAAGCTACTCCTCACCCTCCCCCATATCATACCCCAACCCGAAAAACCATAAGAGTTGCAAAACTGTAATATAAAGATTAAAATAGTTTACAAAAGTTAACATTACCCAAATTAAAGATGACTATTTTCTGTTCTTCATTAGTGATTGGTTTGATAGCTGTTGCCCTTTTAGCCCAAAAAGGGTTATCTCAACAAGTTCAAGAAGAAACTCTTCCTATCCCTGTTCGGGTTGATGATGTCGATAATTTAGCCAAAATAAGGAAAAGACGTTAAGGATGCAACACAAACTGAGGAGTTTTTTAACGGAGGAGTTGGGGCTTCCGATCGCTGAGGTAACATGGGCAGAACGCCAAGTTCAACAGATGCCTAATCAGTTGCCGATGATTTTATGGCAGTATGGGCTAATTAGCTTAAGGCAGTTAGATAAAATCTTGGATTGGCTGGAAACCGCTTAACCTTAGCCCATCATTCCTAGAAAAAAGATGCGCCTTTGAACGCATCCTAGTTAAAGGTTATCCATTGACGACTACGCCGCCATTGGGGTGTAAAATTTGACCGGTGAAATAAGAGGCATCATTAGAGGCTAAAAAGACATAACTAGAAGCCACTTCTTCTGGTTGTCCTGCCCGTTGCATGGGAACTTGTGCCCCAAAACTTTCAACCTTATCCTCTGGGAAGGTCGCAGGAATTAACGGAGTCCATATCGGCCCCGGTGCTACCCCATTAACCCGAATTTCTTTTTCGACCAATGACTGAGATAACGCACGAGTAAAGGCAACGATCGCTCCTTTAGTTGAGGAGTAATCTAATAACATGGGATTGCCTTTATAAGCCGTCACTGAAGTGGTGTTAATGATCGCACTCCCTTTTTGCAGATGAGGTAATGCGGCTTTAGTCAGATAGAACATCGAAAAAATATTCGTGCGGAAAGTGCGCTCTAATTGTTCTTGAGTAATATTTTCAATACTGTCTTGGGGATGTTGCTCCCCAGCATTATTGACTAATATATCAAGTCGGTTGAATTCTTGGACTGTTTTCTGTACGGCTTGCTGGCAAAATTGTTCATCTCCCACATCCCCCGCTAGGGTAACACACCGTCTTCCGTATTCTTCGACTTGCTCCTTTGTTTTCTGTGCGTCTTCATGTTCATTGAGATAAACGATCGCCACATCTGCTCCTTCTTTGGCAAAAGCGATCGCCACTGCTCGACCTATCCCACTATCACCCCCAGTAATTAAAGCTACTTTTTGATAAAGTTTGCCACTGCCTTTGTGTTGAGCGTCGTCAGATTTTGGTAAGGGCTGCATTTCAGATTCTAATCCGGGTTGACGATCTTGATGTTGTGGGGGTTGTAATTGTTGAGTCATTTTTTATCCCTCCTGTGGAGATTATTTTTTGTTATTTTTATTTGGGATGTCTGTTAATAAATTAGCCATTGAAATTTTTATGATCGCCCATCTCAAGAAATATAAAAAAGTATCTAAAATCTATCTTTAGAAAGATTCTTTTTTAAATAATTTGTTTTTTTAATTTTCAGGGATTTAGGGCTACCAATTTAATTAAGTATTTATACTTAAAGCTCATTAAATAGGTTAAAAACTTTAGATAATCTTCCACTTATTGGACAAGCTCATCAGTTAATATAGAATTAGGTTCAACTTAGAAATATGTTAGAACTTAATGACTAAATTTTTTGGGCTTGGGAAATTAAGAGTGCTGTAGCTCTGATTTATATATAAAGTCGACCCTAGATAGTGTGAAGATTGAAAATTTATTAACCCTAAAATTGTTATGTTGCTTCAATTTAATTCTCAACTCTCTTTCTATAATCCAGAAAAAACACGACTGGTCTTGACATCTTTTGATAACTCTTCAGTTTAAATCTCGATTCACTCACATTCCTTGAAACATCATCGATTCAAAACCCGGTAATTTTAACCAATCTCTGTCTTTATTCTCACTAACAGTTGGGTTTCTATCTCTATTCCCATCCCCCTAATTCACCCAAAGGGGTGAATCCATCATACTAAATCTCTGAGTATGGTGTAAGAAGAGATACTTATACACTAAGTTTCACTTTTGGTCAGCAAGCCATGATAACTCACACAAATATTAGCTCACTCCTCGCTAGAGGTACAGGGTTAATCTTGGGATTTGCATTAGCAACCCTAAACCCCTCTCCAACTCTAGCTTTAGAAAATTCTTCTCCCCAAAACTCAAGCCAGTCTAGTCAGATGAATTTTATTGCCCAAAGTGAAAGTAGCTCCTCATCGTTAGCTGACGGAGTTTACTTATACGGTCAATCTCCCGAACCTGAGCAAATCGGCCAAGAATATCTTGTCATAAGAGTTAATCAAGGTCAAGTCGTTGGCGCATTTTATATGCCTCAATCTGAGTTTAACTGTTTTTATGGCAATGTGAACGCTCAACAAATGAATTTATCGGTGGTTGATCCTTATGATAACTCAGTCCATCCTTATTCTATTGCTTTACAAACTACGTCTCCCGTTGCCGCTCAAAATGCGAGTTCAGTTTCTTTAACCTTAGAAGGCTATCATCAACTCTCTAAACTGAGTGAAAATGATCAACGCATTCTTAATGTTTGTGTTCAGAAACATCAATAAGCGTTTAAAATTCGATTCCGGGTTGAGCTTTAACCCCTTGATCTTGGAAAGGATGTTTAAGCAGTTTCATTTCCGTCACCAAATCCGCTTTTTGAATCAATTCTGGCGGGGCCCCTCTGCCAGTCAAAATAACATGGGAGTCTTCGGGTTTTTCGTCTAATCCCCTCAAGACTTGGTTAATCTCTAAATAACCTAATTTCAGAGCAATATTAATTTCATCTAATAATACGAGTTTATAATGAGGATCGCGGATAAAAATTAAAGCTTTTTCCCAAGCTTGTTGCGCTTTTTCAATATCTCTTTGACGATCTTGAGTTTCCCATGTAAACCCTTCACCCATCGCATAAAATTCTAGTTGTTCTTCCCAACGACTTAAAACCGCTTTTTCGGCAGGTTCCCACGCTCCTTTAATAAATTGAACAATGGCGACTTTATAACCATGTCCTAAAGAACGCAGAACCATACCTAAAGCGGCTGTGGTTTTTCCTTTACCATTGCCGGTATGAACAATAATTAACCCTTTTTCTCGATCGCGTTGAGCTAGACGTTGTTCTTGTATCGTTTTACGTCGCTCCATTTTTTGTTTGTAACTTTCGGGAGTAATATCAGAAGAATGAGTCATGAAAATACTTGGTTAAGCCCTAACTATTTTTGCCACTTTTAACTGGGTACTTGGGAAGCTATTCCCTTATTTTTAGGGGATCATACTATACTATACCACAGATCACGACGGCAATTGAGCCTCTAGTTAAGAACTTGGCTATCCTGGCGGGAACAAGACCTAATTTATCTTGTCTTTGATCTTATCTATCAACCTTTAAGATTGAGATAGGAATTAATAGATCAACTAGGGATAATTGGACAAGTGAAAATCAGAGTATCTTATATAAATCGTCAATTTTAATAGGCTCTATCATTGATTAGGTCGATCTGTTTTAAGCGGCTGTTGATTCTAAAAAAGAGTTAAAGGTTAAAGACATCGGTTCGGATTTGGTGGCAATTTCCTCGGTCATCGCTCCCATATATTCATTGACGATTTCCTCTCCCCAAAGTGAGCTAAGACGTAATAAATAATAACTTTCAGGATTATTAGATTCGGATTTAATTTCTGGGTAAGCTACGGCAATTAATTGTTTTTGGTTAGACATTTTAGTTTCTCCTTCTATTTGTTAAACTTAAATTGGGTAGGAACGTTAACCTAGAATTATTTGGTTTGATTTCCTTTTCCCCTCTCATATTCCTAATCATAAATGAGGGTTTTCCAAAAATCAAGGTTTTTTTTATATTTTTTCTGTTAACTATCAGCTTAAATTTTACTTAGTTTTAATAAACTTAGAAATTTATTTTGACTTTAAAAACTCTTGTTCGACTCTTAATAATTTGTCTGGGGTGTTAAGTCCTCTAAGGTTATTCTGTAAAATCCCCTACAAAATCAAGAGTAATTTTCTGGCTACACTTGATGATTCTGGAGGTCTAACGATTCTAAAGTAAAGATTGATTTAAGGCAATAGGCAATAGTAACAAGGGATAACAATCCGATTTGATTGGTGAACAAAGTTATGCCGTAAGACAGGTGTTTTTTACTGATGAATGATTTAAAAGTGCTATAAATTTGAGAGATGAAATAGGTAATAGGGAAGTTATTCAGAGAGCTTGAGCATGATCTGTCTTTAATTTGGCTCTATTCCCTAAGTATTACCCATTAAATTGTCTTTTCTGTTGATGAAGTGGCAACAGAGTAGTTGAGAACTTGATGAGATTTTTGAACTAAATCAAAATAAAATCAATTACATTACAGAACTCATCAATTTCTCTTACTTTTGACTTTCTGGTGCAACAAGTCTATTAAGTTTACCACTGCGATAACCTTCTAAATCTAACGTGACATAAATAAATCCGTACTCTTGAAATTGGGTCACTAATTGTGTTAAATCTGTATTAAGAACGAACTCTAGAATTAATTCCGGTGCAAGCTCAATACGAGCCGTATCTTCTTGAGAACGTACCCTAACCCCTTGATACCCTAATTTTCGTAAATAAATTTCTGCTCGTCCTACTCGTTGTAACTTGGTGATGGTAATTTCTTCTCCATAGGGAAAACGAGAAGACAAGCAAGGTTGTGCCGGTTTATCCCACCAAGGAAGTCCTAAGTATTGGGAGAGTTGACGCACTTGAGCTTTTGTGATTCCTGTTTCTGCTA belongs to Gloeothece citriformis PCC 7424 and includes:
- a CDS encoding SDR family oxidoreductase, with product MTQQLQPPQHQDRQPGLESEMQPLPKSDDAQHKGSGKLYQKVALITGGDSGIGRAVAIAFAKEGADVAIVYLNEHEDAQKTKEQVEEYGRRCVTLAGDVGDEQFCQQAVQKTVQEFNRLDILVNNAGEQHPQDSIENITQEQLERTFRTNIFSMFYLTKAALPHLQKGSAIINTTSVTAYKGNPMLLDYSSTKGAIVAFTRALSQSLVEKEIRVNGVAPGPIWTPLIPATFPEDKVESFGAQVPMQRAGQPEEVASSYVFLASNDASYFTGQILHPNGGVVVNG
- the cobO gene encoding cob(I)yrinic acid a,c-diamide adenosyltransferase, translating into MTHSSDITPESYKQKMERRKTIQEQRLAQRDREKGLIIVHTGNGKGKTTAALGMVLRSLGHGYKVAIVQFIKGAWEPAEKAVLSRWEEQLEFYAMGEGFTWETQDRQRDIEKAQQAWEKALIFIRDPHYKLVLLDEINIALKLGYLEINQVLRGLDEKPEDSHVILTGRGAPPELIQKADLVTEMKLLKHPFQDQGVKAQPGIEF